A portion of the Caenorhabditis elegans chromosome III genome contains these proteins:
- the H04J21.1 gene encoding uncharacterized protein (Confirmed by transcript evidence), with protein MKILSILSLVSMIIYGYDVTAAILKPQESPKYSPDSSTSSSSHHFILRATIATIHSPQYSPDTSISSSSHPLNRRATIDELSKFVEQMHSISSLLTGISLERGLLSNSIPVDELISELLNFGNLTSAQVQGIDPAKLTGMVEKINALSKPILHDNLEAVEKHFFGLSSSAQKVKGFNGKLEIPANNPYLKLVEGFNKSYHELDFSLLTTSPNSFLTSIKNLNGAPETVLKLSSLHAIEDFIESFNTANYSTFDQFCGEDVLKIIDNPFPILVATYAAFMEYVNISQVSINDAAILAFATSVDTVGNASKELNEQAQSLLYVNKMLVDRHQVHGNSVFKHTKGYLIGLLDIIRISADIENKWANDAVDGQWNNIANALTILNDLDNALKAVDSFLGFRSDKASTEIVQFQSLSSKLGKLSATTSMLSEKVKDIKVDALPTGNDVNMVSFEKLMSDMDKLSLKLKALHKVSEKLKSLKLDKNKKHVDAVFEIVKDVNSTSANEKFAKFNSSKDVTFMNDIVLTAKDALDFLEDSSNPPVLKVIAESVISSLKNQSLITIVNGIFDKINALNTISEIQHVQPVINAIRFYREATKEQLSLDSVAKILPNVKKELTKFTKFVNEKKKRANVTDPDVLEELKTTVTQLSVLGPATRGIFNMNMALQMKVNVSTVKDLSGVVKDEMAKVKLDPEESESLDWIG; from the exons atga AGATATTATCGATACTATCATTAGTTTCCATGATAATCTACGGTTATGATGTAACTGCAGCTATTTTGAAGCCACAAG AGTCACCAAAGTATTCTCCAGACAGCTCCACCAGTTCCTCAAGCCACCATTTCATTCTCCGTGCTACTATTGCTACTATAC attCACCACAGTATTCTCCCGACACCTCCATCAGTTCCTCAAGCCACCCTTTGAACCGTCGTGCTACTATTG ATGAACTATCCAAATTCGTTGAACAAATGCACTCAATCTCCAGCCTTCTAACTGGAATCTCACTTGAACGAGGCCTCCTGAGCAATTCAATTCCAGTCGATGAGCTCATCTCGGAGCTTCTTAACTTTGGAAACCTTACCTCTGCTCAAGTACAAGGGATTGATCCAGCTAAGTTAACAGGAATGGTTGAAAAGATCAATGCATTGTCGAAACCTATATTGCATGACAATTTGGAAGCTGTCgagaaacacttttttgggCTCAGTTCCAGTGCTCAGAAAGTCAAGGGGTTTAATGGGAAATTGGAGATTCCAGCCAATAATCCTTACCTGAAGCTGGTGGAAGGTTTTAATAAGTCGTACCATGAATTGGATTTCTCACTTCTGACAACTTCCCCCAATTCGTTTTTGACCAGCATAAAGAATTTGAATGGGGCACCGGAGACAGTACTAAAATTATCAAGTCTACATGCTATAGAAGATTTCATTGAAAGTTTTAACACGGCCAATTATTCGACATTCGATCAGTTCTGTGGAGAAGATGTGCTCAAGATAATTGACAACCCATTTCCAATCCTTGTTGCTACTTATGCAGCGTTTATGGAATATGTCAATATTTCTCAAGTTTCAATTAACGACGCTGCTATATTGGCATTTGCAACAAGTGTCGACACCGTAGGAAATGCATCAAAGGAATTGAACGAACAAGCTCAGAGTTTGCTTTATGTAAACAAAATGCTAGTCGACCGTCATCAAGTGCACGGAAATTCTGTCTTCAAGCACACGAAAGGCTATTTGATCGGTTTGTTGGATATCATCAGAATTTCCGCCGACATTGAAAACAAATGGGCGAATGATGCAGTTGATGGTCAATGGAATAACATTGCAAATGCATTGACGATTTTGAATGATCTTGATAATGCTCTTAAAGCGGTGGACTCTTTCTTGGGATTTCGTTCAGATAAGGCATCTACTGAGATTGTACAATTTCAGTCGCTCTCTTCGAAACTGGGAAAACTGTCAGCCACTACCAGTATGTTATCGGAAAAGGTCAAGGATATTAAGGTTGATGCGTTGCCAACTGGGAATGATGTAAACATggtttcttttgaaaaactcatgTCCGATATGGATAAGCTATCATTGAAACTCAAGGCATTACATAAAGTGAgcgaaaagttgaaaagctTGAAACTGGATAAAAATAAGAAGCATGTCGATgctgtttttgaaattgtgaaagaTGTCAACAGCACTAGTGCGAatgaaaagtttgcaaaattcaacAGTTCAAAAGACGTGACTTTCATGAATGATATTGTTTTGACTGCAAAAGATGCTCTCGATTTTCTCGAAGATAGTTCTAATCCGCCAGTTCTCAAAGTAATCGCGGAATCAGTGATTTCGAGCTTGAAGAATCAGAGTCTAATAACTATCGTCAAtggaattttcgacaaaatcaATGCCCTGAACACGATTTCTGAGATCCAGCACGTACAACCAGTGATCAATGCAATTCGTTTTTACCGTGAAGCTACGAAAGAGCAGCTCTCACTTGATTCAGTTGCCAAGATACTGCCAAATGTCAAAAAGGAGCTGACTAAATTCACAAAGTTTgtgaatgagaaaaagaaaagggcGAATGTGACGGATCCGGATGTACTTGAAGAGCTGAAAACGACTGTTACTCAACTATCGGTGCTTGGACCAGCAACACGTGGAATCTTCAATATGAATATGGCTTTGCAAATGAAGGTTAATGTGAGCACAGTGAAAGATCTCAGTGGAGTTGTCAAAGATGAGATGGCAAAGGTTAAATTGGATCCAGAAGAATCTGAAAGTCTTGATTGGATTGGGTGA